A stretch of uncultured Methanobrevibacter sp. DNA encodes these proteins:
- a CDS encoding iron dependent repressor, metal binding and dimerization domain protein, with protein MAADKNISENIEEYLEVLYRNGSNGEQVSTTTLSKDLGIAPGSVTQMLKKLENLGYINYTPYKGATLTDEGMKIAQKITRKHRILEKFLLDVLKVKEENVHEQACEMEHTLSDEAERALCTMLHHPDLCPDNNIIPACNFDFESCQDCFSQKDFDQIMNRKFNLLSISELTSSCEGTVSFIRGNEKLLDEITDMDIKVGSHLSYEFNENRVSNYFLVTIDEKELNIPLEMANNIFIRI; from the coding sequence ATGGCTGCGGACAAAAATATCAGTGAAAACATTGAAGAATATCTGGAAGTTCTCTATCGTAATGGAAGTAATGGGGAACAGGTTTCTACAACTACATTGTCTAAAGATTTAGGGATTGCTCCGGGTAGTGTAACTCAAATGCTTAAAAAACTGGAAAATTTGGGTTATATTAATTATACTCCTTATAAAGGTGCTACCTTAACAGATGAAGGTATGAAAATTGCTCAAAAAATTACTAGAAAGCATAGGATTTTAGAGAAATTCCTATTGGATGTTTTAAAGGTTAAAGAAGAAAATGTTCATGAGCAGGCTTGTGAAATGGAACATACTTTATCTGATGAAGCTGAAAGGGCATTGTGTACTATGCTGCACCATCCTGATTTATGTCCTGATAATAATATAATTCCTGCTTGTAATTTTGATTTTGAAAGCTGTCAGGATTGTTTTTCACAAAAAGACTTCGATCAAATCATGAACAGGAAATTTAATTTATTGTCTATTTCTGAATTAACATCCAGTTGTGAAGGAACTGTTTCATTTATTCGAGGAAATGAAAAACTTTTAGACGAAATTACAGATATGGATATTAAAGTCGGTTCTCATTTAAGCTATGAATTCAATGAAAATCGTGTAAGTAACTATTTTTTAGTTACCATTGATGAAAAAGAGTTAAATATTCCATTGGAAATGGCTAATAATATATTTATTAGAATTTAA
- the endA gene encoding tRNA-intron lyase, giving the protein MRGNLSDEIVSIKIEEGSKRPIALHEKSKFGKIEADCLNLSLIEACYLLEKGRLDIYEDDIECSIGYLIDLLKEQNNYAKYIVYRDLKDRGYIIKTGFKYGSEFRLYDRGRSPGQGHSDYLVKIIYENYSIEALDFASYVRVSHGVNKKLLLAIVDDDFDITYYNVEWTRP; this is encoded by the coding sequence ATGCGCGGTAATTTATCTGATGAAATTGTTTCAATTAAAATTGAAGAAGGTAGTAAAAGACCAATTGCTTTGCATGAGAAAAGTAAATTCGGTAAAATTGAAGCTGATTGTTTAAATCTTTCTTTAATTGAAGCATGCTATTTATTGGAAAAAGGGCGTCTGGACATTTATGAAGATGATATTGAATGCAGCATCGGTTATTTGATTGATCTTTTAAAAGAACAAAATAACTATGCAAAATATATTGTTTATCGTGATTTAAAAGATCGTGGATACATTATAAAGACCGGATTTAAATATGGTTCTGAATTTAGATTATATGACAGGGGAAGGTCCCCTGGTCAGGGTCACTCAGATTATTTGGTTAAAATTATTTATGAAAATTATAGTATTGAGGCTTTGGATTTTGCAAGTTATGTCAGGGTTTCTCACGGTGTAAACAAGAAACTTCTTTTGGCTATTGTCGATGATGATTTTGATATTACATACTATAATGTTGAATGGACCAGACCTTAA
- a CDS encoding tryptophan--tRNA ligase, whose translation MENLIDPWASFSLDYDKLVNQFGIGKVSDIIDDIENPPRLMKRGVIFGHREFNEINNLIKQNKDFAVVTGMMPSGQMHIGHKMVVDQLIWYQQKGAMLSLPIADLESYAARGMSFEKGRQIAVDEYLTNWIALGLDLEKDNVNVYLQSQNKLLQDLSFKASSKTNFSQLKAIYGFTPSTNIAHIQAPLVQVADILLPQIEEFGGPKKVVVPVGIDQDPHIRLTRDIAQKLHEELGFLTPASTYHRFLTGLTGDKMSSSKPNTAIYLNDDTKEVVKKVKSAKTGGRESLKEQQELGGEVDKCVIYEMLLYHLIDDDEELKKIRTECLNGTLRCGDCKVRTAELMEKFFDDLHDKQVEAREIAKTLI comes from the coding sequence GTGGAAAATTTAATTGATCCATGGGCATCATTCAGCCTGGATTATGACAAGTTGGTTAATCAGTTTGGTATTGGTAAAGTTTCAGACATAATAGATGACATTGAAAACCCTCCAAGATTAATGAAAAGGGGAGTTATTTTCGGTCACAGAGAATTTAATGAGATAAATAACTTAATTAAACAAAATAAAGATTTTGCAGTTGTAACTGGTATGATGCCAAGTGGACAAATGCATATTGGCCATAAAATGGTTGTTGACCAATTGATATGGTATCAGCAAAAAGGTGCAATGCTGTCTTTACCTATTGCTGATTTGGAATCCTATGCTGCAAGAGGCATGAGTTTTGAAAAAGGCCGCCAGATTGCTGTTGATGAATATCTGACAAATTGGATTGCATTGGGTTTGGACCTTGAAAAAGACAATGTCAATGTTTATCTTCAGTCTCAAAATAAATTGCTGCAGGATTTATCATTTAAAGCATCCAGCAAAACCAATTTCAGTCAGTTGAAGGCTATTTATGGATTTACTCCTTCAACCAATATTGCCCATATTCAGGCTCCTCTGGTACAGGTTGCAGACATTTTGCTTCCGCAGATTGAAGAATTTGGAGGTCCTAAAAAGGTTGTTGTACCTGTAGGTATTGACCAGGATCCTCATATAAGACTTACAAGAGATATTGCCCAGAAACTTCATGAAGAATTAGGATTTTTAACTCCTGCATCTACATATCACAGATTCCTGACAGGTTTGACTGGAGATAAGATGAGCAGTTCAAAACCGAACACTGCAATTTATCTTAATGATGATACTAAAGAGGTTGTTAAAAAAGTCAAATCCGCAAAAACTGGCGGAAGAGAAAGCTTAAAAGAACAACAGGAATTAGGTGGGGAAGTAGATAAATGCGTGATATATGAAATGTTGCTCTACCACCTGATTGATGATGATGAAGAGCTTAAAAAAATCAGAACTGAATGTCTAAACGGAACCCTTCGTTGCGGAGACTGTAAGGTCAGAACCGCCGAGTTAATGGAAAAGTTCTTCGATGATTTGCATGATAAGCAAGTTGAAGCCCGTGAAATTGCTAAAACATTGATATAA
- a CDS encoding stage II sporulation protein M, with the protein MIDEIKSAFSENKLAICLSAAILFASLILGYVLEPYLYSYFNPVVDDLTQKVQSGVITLTFADIFFNNLRIIFQMFVFGVACCFSLVMLAFNGFFVGYYVGTAENIVSVLLMIIPHGIFEFSSIILACASGMILFNFLFIFLKTLWFDKSDSVVVSLKNSYNASSKKLKQAIMIFAIASILMVIAGIIEVYFTLPIAEFIIKFL; encoded by the coding sequence ATGATTGATGAGATTAAATCAGCTTTCAGTGAAAACAAGTTGGCCATTTGTCTTTCTGCGGCAATACTTTTCGCTTCATTGATTTTAGGTTATGTTTTAGAACCTTACCTTTACAGTTATTTCAATCCAGTTGTTGATGATTTAACTCAGAAAGTCCAGTCAGGCGTTATTACATTAACATTTGCAGATATATTTTTCAATAACTTAAGAATTATATTTCAAATGTTTGTCTTTGGAGTTGCCTGCTGCTTTTCATTAGTCATGCTGGCCTTCAACGGATTTTTCGTAGGCTATTATGTAGGCACTGCCGAGAATATTGTCAGCGTATTGCTTATGATAATTCCTCACGGGATTTTTGAGTTTTCCTCAATTATTCTGGCTTGTGCAAGCGGAATGATATTGTTTAATTTCCTTTTCATATTTTTAAAGACATTATGGTTTGATAAAAGTGATTCAGTCGTTGTGAGTTTGAAAAATTCCTATAATGCAAGTTCAAAAAAGCTAAAGCAAGCTATCATGATTTTTGCAATAGCTTCAATTTTAATGGTGATTGCCGGAATTATTGAGGTTTATTTCACGCTTCCGATTGCCGAATTTATAATTAAATTTTTATAA